The following proteins come from a genomic window of Rutidosis leptorrhynchoides isolate AG116_Rl617_1_P2 chromosome 10, CSIRO_AGI_Rlap_v1, whole genome shotgun sequence:
- the LOC139873232 gene encoding serine carboxypeptidase-like 10 isoform X3, which produces MTQRSQSRLQPWNLLIKSNCQISRILFAVFLVIVSLEVINSHFTVKKLPGLVGDLPFTLETGYIGVEESDDVQFFYYFIESEGNPKVDPLMLWLTGGPGCSSLSGLFYEIGPFTTDFAYSTLENPMLKLNPHSWTKAANIIFLDQPAGSGFSYAKTPESYMTNDTSSSMRVYSFLKKWLVDHPNFLNNPFYLGADSYGGIVLPIVVQKIYEGFSFRFPSFVGNEVGDLMHINIKGYVLGNPVTDASGEDNSRIPFAHRMGLLSDAIYKSTVEHCHGEYSNVDPNNNACLIDLQVVDKCWDGIYQPHILEPKCHDTSSILMFDLFRRGLRALDNTYLEISPQLQLQGCRDDNYIYSYVWANSREAREALHISEETRNIEWVRCNESLHYGEGEDVTSYTRNVLSTIGYHRRLSDKNCRALIYSGDHDMIVPYLSTVNWIESLNLTVVDDWRPWFVDEQVAGYTMNYSKNEYSLTFATLKGGGHTAPEYKPKECLSMFMSWLGDDPL; this is translated from the exons ATGACACAACGATCACAATCTCGCCTTCAACCTTGGAACCTGTTAATCAAGTCCAACTGTCAAATCAGTCGGATATTATTTGCTGTATTTCTTGTGATAGTTTCCTTGGAAGTTATCAACTCACATTTCACGGTTAAGAAGCTTCCAGGCTTAGTTGGTGATCTTCCTTTTACACTTGAAACAGG CTACATTGGTGTCGAAGAATCAGATGACGTACAGTTCTTTTACTATTTCATTGAATCTGAAGGGAACCCGAAAGTTGACCCTCTTATGCTTTGGCTCACGGGCGGCCCGGGTTGCTCTTCTCTTTCTGGCCTTTTCTACGAAATAG GCCCCTTTACTACTGACTTTGCTTATTCCACTTTGGAGAATCCAATGCTTAAGCTAAATCCTCACAGTTGGACAAAG GCGGCCAACATAATATTTCTTGATCAACCGGCTGGGTCTGGATTCTCCTATGCAAAAACTCCGGAATCTTATATGACAAATGATACATCATCATCGATGCGGGTTTACAGCTTTCTAAAGAAG TGGCTTGTGGATCATCCTAACTTTCTTAACAATCCATTCTATCTTGGTGCTGATTCCTACGGTGGCATTGTGCTCCCAATAGTTGTCCAGAAAATATATGAAG GTTTCTCATTCAGGTTTCCTTCTTTCGTAGGTAATGAAGTTGGAGACTTGATGCACATTAATATCAAA GGGTATGTACTTGGTAATCCTGTGACAGATGCAAGTGGCGAAGATAATTCAAGAATCCCATTCGCTCACAGAATGGGACTCTTATCAGATGCAATCTACAAG TCAACTGTAGAGCATTGTCATGGAGAGTACTCAAATGTAGATCCCAACAACAATGCATGTCTGATTGATCTTCAAGTGGTAGACAAG TGCTGGGATGGAATTTACCAGCCCCATATCTTAGAGCCTAAATGTCATGACACTTCAAGTATCTTAATGTTTGATCTCTTCCGGAGGGGCTTAAGAGCTCTTGACAATACCTATCTGGAGATTTCACCTCAACTTCAGCTGCAAGGGTGTCGA GATGACAACTATATATACTCTTACGTATGGGCTAATAGCAGAGAGGCACGTGAAGCTCTTCACATTAGTGAG GAAACTCGCAATATTGAGTGGGTGCGCTGCAATGAATCATTGCATTATGGTGAAGGTGAAGATGTGACATCTTACACACGCAATGTTCTAAGTACCATTGGGTATCATCGACGCCTTTCTGATAAAAATTGTCGAGCTCTTATATATAG TGGGGATCATGACATGATTGTTCCATATTTGAGTACGGTAAACTGGATTGAATCGCTAAACTTGACAGTCGTAGATGACTGGAGACCTTGGTTTGTTGACGAACAAGTAGCCGG ATACACCATGAATTACTCGAAAAATGAATACAGCTTAACATTTGCTACTTTAAAG GGAGGAGGTCACACAGCTCCGGAGTACAAACCTAAAgaatgtttaagcatgtttatgagTTGGCTTGGTGATGACCCGTTATAA
- the LOC139873232 gene encoding serine carboxypeptidase-like 10 isoform X1 — MWSVEDFVTSLESRTLVATSQLLLSSQRTMTQRSQSRLQPWNLLIKSNCQISRILFAVFLVIVSLEVINSHFTVKKLPGLVGDLPFTLETGYIGVEESDDVQFFYYFIESEGNPKVDPLMLWLTGGPGCSSLSGLFYEIGPFTTDFAYSTLENPMLKLNPHSWTKAANIIFLDQPAGSGFSYAKTPESYMTNDTSSSMRVYSFLKKWLVDHPNFLNNPFYLGADSYGGIVLPIVVQKIYEGFSFRFPSFVGNEVGDLMHINIKGYVLGNPVTDASGEDNSRIPFAHRMGLLSDAIYKSTVEHCHGEYSNVDPNNNACLIDLQVVDKCWDGIYQPHILEPKCHDTSSILMFDLFRRGLRALDNTYLEISPQLQLQGCRDDNYIYSYVWANSREAREALHISEETRNIEWVRCNESLHYGEGEDVTSYTRNVLSTIGYHRRLSDKNCRALIYSGDHDMIVPYLSTVNWIESLNLTVVDDWRPWFVDEQVAGYTMNYSKNEYSLTFATLKGGGHTAPEYKPKECLSMFMSWLGDDPL, encoded by the exons TGACAAGTCTCGAGTCCCGGACTTTGGTGGCTACAAGTCAACTCTTGTTATCTAGTCAAAGAACAATGACACAACGATCACAATCTCGCCTTCAACCTTGGAACCTGTTAATCAAGTCCAACTGTCAAATCAGTCGGATATTATTTGCTGTATTTCTTGTGATAGTTTCCTTGGAAGTTATCAACTCACATTTCACGGTTAAGAAGCTTCCAGGCTTAGTTGGTGATCTTCCTTTTACACTTGAAACAGG CTACATTGGTGTCGAAGAATCAGATGACGTACAGTTCTTTTACTATTTCATTGAATCTGAAGGGAACCCGAAAGTTGACCCTCTTATGCTTTGGCTCACGGGCGGCCCGGGTTGCTCTTCTCTTTCTGGCCTTTTCTACGAAATAG GCCCCTTTACTACTGACTTTGCTTATTCCACTTTGGAGAATCCAATGCTTAAGCTAAATCCTCACAGTTGGACAAAG GCGGCCAACATAATATTTCTTGATCAACCGGCTGGGTCTGGATTCTCCTATGCAAAAACTCCGGAATCTTATATGACAAATGATACATCATCATCGATGCGGGTTTACAGCTTTCTAAAGAAG TGGCTTGTGGATCATCCTAACTTTCTTAACAATCCATTCTATCTTGGTGCTGATTCCTACGGTGGCATTGTGCTCCCAATAGTTGTCCAGAAAATATATGAAG GTTTCTCATTCAGGTTTCCTTCTTTCGTAGGTAATGAAGTTGGAGACTTGATGCACATTAATATCAAA GGGTATGTACTTGGTAATCCTGTGACAGATGCAAGTGGCGAAGATAATTCAAGAATCCCATTCGCTCACAGAATGGGACTCTTATCAGATGCAATCTACAAG TCAACTGTAGAGCATTGTCATGGAGAGTACTCAAATGTAGATCCCAACAACAATGCATGTCTGATTGATCTTCAAGTGGTAGACAAG TGCTGGGATGGAATTTACCAGCCCCATATCTTAGAGCCTAAATGTCATGACACTTCAAGTATCTTAATGTTTGATCTCTTCCGGAGGGGCTTAAGAGCTCTTGACAATACCTATCTGGAGATTTCACCTCAACTTCAGCTGCAAGGGTGTCGA GATGACAACTATATATACTCTTACGTATGGGCTAATAGCAGAGAGGCACGTGAAGCTCTTCACATTAGTGAG GAAACTCGCAATATTGAGTGGGTGCGCTGCAATGAATCATTGCATTATGGTGAAGGTGAAGATGTGACATCTTACACACGCAATGTTCTAAGTACCATTGGGTATCATCGACGCCTTTCTGATAAAAATTGTCGAGCTCTTATATATAG TGGGGATCATGACATGATTGTTCCATATTTGAGTACGGTAAACTGGATTGAATCGCTAAACTTGACAGTCGTAGATGACTGGAGACCTTGGTTTGTTGACGAACAAGTAGCCGG ATACACCATGAATTACTCGAAAAATGAATACAGCTTAACATTTGCTACTTTAAAG GGAGGAGGTCACACAGCTCCGGAGTACAAACCTAAAgaatgtttaagcatgtttatgagTTGGCTTGGTGATGACCCGTTATAA
- the LOC139873232 gene encoding serine carboxypeptidase-like 10 isoform X2, with protein MWSVEDFVTSLESRTLVATSQLLLSSQRTMTQRSQSRLQPWNLLIKSNCQISRILFAVFLVIVSLEVINSHFTVKKLPGLVGDLPFTLETGYIGVEESDDVQFFYYFIESEGNPKVDPLMLWLTGGPGCSSLSGLFYEIGPFTTDFAYSTLENPMLKLNPHSWTKAANIIFLDQPAGSGFSYAKTPESYMTNDTSSSMRVYSFLKKWLVDHPNFLNNPFYLGADSYGGIVLPIVVQKIYEGNEVGDLMHINIKGYVLGNPVTDASGEDNSRIPFAHRMGLLSDAIYKSTVEHCHGEYSNVDPNNNACLIDLQVVDKCWDGIYQPHILEPKCHDTSSILMFDLFRRGLRALDNTYLEISPQLQLQGCRDDNYIYSYVWANSREAREALHISEETRNIEWVRCNESLHYGEGEDVTSYTRNVLSTIGYHRRLSDKNCRALIYSGDHDMIVPYLSTVNWIESLNLTVVDDWRPWFVDEQVAGYTMNYSKNEYSLTFATLKGGGHTAPEYKPKECLSMFMSWLGDDPL; from the exons TGACAAGTCTCGAGTCCCGGACTTTGGTGGCTACAAGTCAACTCTTGTTATCTAGTCAAAGAACAATGACACAACGATCACAATCTCGCCTTCAACCTTGGAACCTGTTAATCAAGTCCAACTGTCAAATCAGTCGGATATTATTTGCTGTATTTCTTGTGATAGTTTCCTTGGAAGTTATCAACTCACATTTCACGGTTAAGAAGCTTCCAGGCTTAGTTGGTGATCTTCCTTTTACACTTGAAACAGG CTACATTGGTGTCGAAGAATCAGATGACGTACAGTTCTTTTACTATTTCATTGAATCTGAAGGGAACCCGAAAGTTGACCCTCTTATGCTTTGGCTCACGGGCGGCCCGGGTTGCTCTTCTCTTTCTGGCCTTTTCTACGAAATAG GCCCCTTTACTACTGACTTTGCTTATTCCACTTTGGAGAATCCAATGCTTAAGCTAAATCCTCACAGTTGGACAAAG GCGGCCAACATAATATTTCTTGATCAACCGGCTGGGTCTGGATTCTCCTATGCAAAAACTCCGGAATCTTATATGACAAATGATACATCATCATCGATGCGGGTTTACAGCTTTCTAAAGAAG TGGCTTGTGGATCATCCTAACTTTCTTAACAATCCATTCTATCTTGGTGCTGATTCCTACGGTGGCATTGTGCTCCCAATAGTTGTCCAGAAAATATATGAAG GTAATGAAGTTGGAGACTTGATGCACATTAATATCAAA GGGTATGTACTTGGTAATCCTGTGACAGATGCAAGTGGCGAAGATAATTCAAGAATCCCATTCGCTCACAGAATGGGACTCTTATCAGATGCAATCTACAAG TCAACTGTAGAGCATTGTCATGGAGAGTACTCAAATGTAGATCCCAACAACAATGCATGTCTGATTGATCTTCAAGTGGTAGACAAG TGCTGGGATGGAATTTACCAGCCCCATATCTTAGAGCCTAAATGTCATGACACTTCAAGTATCTTAATGTTTGATCTCTTCCGGAGGGGCTTAAGAGCTCTTGACAATACCTATCTGGAGATTTCACCTCAACTTCAGCTGCAAGGGTGTCGA GATGACAACTATATATACTCTTACGTATGGGCTAATAGCAGAGAGGCACGTGAAGCTCTTCACATTAGTGAG GAAACTCGCAATATTGAGTGGGTGCGCTGCAATGAATCATTGCATTATGGTGAAGGTGAAGATGTGACATCTTACACACGCAATGTTCTAAGTACCATTGGGTATCATCGACGCCTTTCTGATAAAAATTGTCGAGCTCTTATATATAG TGGGGATCATGACATGATTGTTCCATATTTGAGTACGGTAAACTGGATTGAATCGCTAAACTTGACAGTCGTAGATGACTGGAGACCTTGGTTTGTTGACGAACAAGTAGCCGG ATACACCATGAATTACTCGAAAAATGAATACAGCTTAACATTTGCTACTTTAAAG GGAGGAGGTCACACAGCTCCGGAGTACAAACCTAAAgaatgtttaagcatgtttatgagTTGGCTTGGTGATGACCCGTTATAA
- the LOC139872923 gene encoding telomere repeat-binding factor 1-like, which translates to MGAPKQKWTSEEESALKAGVVKHGAGKWRTILKDPEFSSVLYLRSNVDLKDKWRNMSVMANGYGSREKARLALKRVQHSSKDENTDSDEDESGDRPLPSSSGSPQIAASKRSMIRLDNLILEAINKLKEPGGSNKTTIGTYIEEQYWAPPNFKRLLSMKLKYLTQTGKLVKTKRKYRIASSNATSEKKKVPTVLRIEGRQTSPPIRVDYNKDEVIVPTKAQIDLEIQKMRNMTPQEAAAAAAQAVAEAEAAIAEAEEAAKEAEAAEADAEAAQAFAEAAMKTLKGRNSTQRLTLRT; encoded by the exons ATGGGTGCTCCTAAGCAGAAATGGACATCTGAAGAAGAATCAGCTTTGAAAGCTGGAGTTGTTAAGCATGGAGCTGGAAAATGGCGCACAATTCTTAAAGATCCAGAATTTAGCAGCGTGTTGTACCTACGCTCTAATGTAGATCTTAAG GACAAATGGAGGAACATGAGTGTAATGGCTAACGGGTATGGATCTCGGGAGAAAGCAAGATTAGCCCTAAAACGAGTCCAACATTCATCTAAGGATGAAAACACCGACAGTGATGAAGACGAATCTGGTGATAGGCCTCTTCCTTCTTCTAGTGGCTCCCCACAAATTGCTGCTTCCAAAAGATCTATGATTAG GTTGGATAATCTTATATTGGAGGCTATAAACAAGTTGAAGGAGCCTGGTGGCTCTAACAAGACTACTATTGGCACATACATAGAG GAACAGTATTGGGCACCTCCAAATTTCAAGAGACTTCTTTCTATGAAATTGAAGTATTTGACTCAAACCGGCAAACTAGTCAAG ACAAAACGTAAGTATAGAATTGCGTCATCGAATGCAACATCTGAAAAGAAAAAAGTCCCAACCGTGTTACGTATAGAAGGAAGGCAGACTTCTCCTCCAATAAGGGTTGATTATAATAAGGATGAAGTTATTGTTCCTACAAAAGCTCAGATTGATTTAGAAATACAAAAGATGAGGAACATGACACCGCAGGAGGCGGCAGCAGCGGCAGCTCAAGCGGTTGCAGAGGCGGAAGCCGCCATTGCAGAAGCAGAAGAGGCGGCAAAGGAGGCTGAAGCTGCTGAGGCTGATGCCGAAGCGGCTCAAGCTTTTGCAGAGGCTGCAATGAAGACACTTAAAGGAAGAAACAGCACACAAAGGCTG ACTCTTCGTACTTGA
- the LOC139871797 gene encoding magnesium transporter MRS2-3-like — protein MRLTHPPTPVAVAFAATPEDATQLNLVGGPPLRKKASGIRQWLLLDSTGQAQIIEAGKHPIMRRTGLPARDLRILDPILSYPSTVLGRERAIVINLEHIKAIITAQEVLLLNSKDPSVTPFVDELQRRILRHHHATSQEGIVDGDNEWRHLYDLGEARSREVSPPRVAASVAESGHEVKADGKHSFDKRDGPKLLPFEFVSLEACLEAACGSLDNEARTLEQEAHPALDKLTSKISTLNLERVRQIKSRLVAITGRVQKVRDELEHLLDDDEDMAEMYLTDKLEQQLDNSSSSSFVNEEDDMDEGILETEIDDRFGVTDGNENEHEHLYRANTIGRDSRGTRTSTTRSGNSKRLDIEELEMLLEAYFVQIDGTLNKLSTLREYVDDTEDYINIMLDDKQNHLLQMGVMLTTATLVVSAFVVVAGVFGMNIHIDLFANDTDAEKEIGMRKFLWTMGGGVTGSIFLYVVAIFWCKSNRLLE, from the exons ATGAGGTTGACACATCCTCCGACTCCGGTAGCCGTAGCATTCGCCGCCACACCGGAAGATGCCACTCAATTGAACCTCGTTGGTGGACCACCACTTCGTAAAAAAGCATCAGGCATCCGTCAATGGCTTCTTCTCGATTCCACCGGTCAGGCTCAAATTATTGAAGCCGGTAAACATCCTATCATGCGCCGTACAGGTTTACCTGCTCGTGATCTTCGGATCCTTGACCCGATTCTATCGTATCCGTCTACTGTACTCGGTAGAGAACGAGCTATTGTGATTAACCTTGAGCATATTAAAGCTATAATTACTGCTCAAGAGGTTTTGTTGCTTAATTCTAAAGATCCTTCTGTTACTCCCTTTGTTGATGAACTTCAACGCCGTATTTTGCGTCATCATCACGCTACTTCTCAG GAGGGAATTGTAGATGGTGATAATGAATGGCGACATTTGTATGATTTGGGAGAGGCGCGATCAAGAGAAGTTAGTCCCCCGAGAGTGGCTGCGAGTGTCGCAGAGAGTGGTCACGAGGTTAAAGCTGACGGAAAACATTCTTTTGATAAACGAGATGGACCAAAGCTTCTTCCTTTTGAGTTCGTGTCACTAGAAGCATGTCTTGAGGCAGCTTGCGGTTCTTTGGATAACGAG GCAAGGACATTGGAGCAAGAAGCTCATCCAGCACTGGATAAGTTGACCTCGAAGATTAGTACTCTCAATTTGGAACGTGTCCGTCAAATTAAAAGTCGGTTGGTTGCTATTACAGGACGTGTTCAAAAG GTTAGGGATGAATTAGAGCATCTGCTTGATGATGACGAAGATATGGCGGAAATGTATCTGACTGACAAACTCGAGCAACAACTTGAcaattcttcttcatcttcatttgTAAATGAAGAAGATGACATGGATGAAGGGATACTTGAAACCGAAATCGACGACAGGTTT GGTGTAACCGATGGGAATGAGAATGAACATGAACACCTTTATCGAGCTAATACAATTGGAAGAGACAGCCGTGGGACCCGAACTAGTACAACACGTAGCGGTAATAGCAAGCGCCTCGATATTGAGGAACTTGAAATGCTCTTGGAGGCTTACTTCGTTCAGATTGATGGTACACTGAATAAACTATCCACT CTGAGAGAATATGTGGATGACACAGAAGATTACATCAACATAATGCTGGATGACAAGCAGAATCATCTTCTGCAAATGGGTGTTATGCTGACAACTGCAACTCTAGTAGTAAGTGCATTTGTGGTGGTTGCTGGAGTGTTTGGAATGAATATTCATATCGATCTGTTTGCGAATGACACTGATGCTGAGAAGGAAATTGGTATGCGTAAATTTTTATGGACTATGGGCGGTGGTGTTACTGGTAGCATCTTCTTATATGTCGTTGCCATTTTCTGGTGCAAGAGCAATCGGCTTTTGGAGTAA
- the LOC139872924 gene encoding pollen-specific protein SF3-like, translated as MTGFAGTTQKCDVCEKTVYLVDKLVANQRVYHKACFRCHHCNRTLKLSNFNSFDGVVYCRPHFDQLFKRTGSLEKSFEGTPKFKQERPVNSENQNASKLSSFFEGTRDKCHGCTKTVYPIERVTINGAAYHRSCFKCCHGGCTISPSNYVAHEGRLYCKHHHIQLFKQKGNYSKLEVEESVATPES; from the exons ATGACTGGATTCGCAGGAACCACCCAAAAATGCGACGTTTGTGAAAAAACTGTATATTTGGTCGATAAACTCGTAGCTAATCAACGTGTTTATCACAAAGCCTGCTTTCGATGCCATCATTGCAACCGAACCCTCAAG CTTAGCAACTTCAATTCCTTCGACGGAGTAGTTTATTGTAGACCTCATTTTGATCAGCTTTTCAAAAGAACGGGCAGCTTGGAAAAAAGTTTTGAAG GAACTCCAAAGTTCAAGCAAGAGAGGCCGGTGAATAGCGAG AATCAAAATGCAAGCAAACTTTCAAGCTTCTTTGAGGGCACGAGAGACAAATGTCATGGATGCACCAAGACAGTTTATCCAATTGAGCGG GTTACAATAAATGGAGCTGCATACCATAGAAGCTGTTTCAAATGCTGCCATGGAGGATGCACCATAAGTCCGTCAAACTACGTTGCTCATGAGGGAAGACTGTATTGCAAGCACCATCATATCCAACTCTTCAAACAAAAAGGAAACTACAGCAAACTTGAGGTTGAAGAATCGGTTGCAACTCCTGAATCATAA